The Cygnus olor isolate bCygOlo1 chromosome 2, bCygOlo1.pri.v2, whole genome shotgun sequence genome contains the following window.
GCCCCAGCGTTGTTCTGCGAGCAGTATGAGCACCAAATTCCCCCCACCAAGCACTAGGACAGAAGGGAGCTCTTGAACTTTGTCATGGGTCTGGTAAAAGTTGCACATGTTCAGCACCCTGAATCTTCAAAGCATCTCTCAAACCACATACGGTGGACCAGAAATAGCTGCCAGATTATGAAGAGTCCTGTGACTTAAGCACACATTTTGTATAGGTTTTAAGGTTTGATTCCTCATTTCTAGGTTGGGAGTCTTAGTATTTTAATGTTGTCTTACCTTAGAAAGTCCTAAGAACTTTAGAGAGataaatgtgtgtttgtgtggtcCCAGGCCATTTTAGTGGAGGTGTCTAAGCACGGCTTTCCTAAAAATGGAGGTATATTAGCCTAAGGAAAATGTGGTCCTAATGGGTTTTCGTTCCTCCCTGTGTTCTAAGGGAAAGACATGCTTTGTATGTCAATGTGTCATTGCATTTAAAACCCTCCCAAAGGACCGGTGCATGAGTGTCAGGCTTCCTTTTGGTCACTGGGGCAAAATGAGATCTAGGAATGTTGTATGTCCTAAAAAGAGTAAAGGGGAGACAACTGGGAAGGAGTCAGGCAAGAGCCACTAGTATGGGGGGTGTAGAGGGGCTGGTGGTTAAACCTTAGTTTCAGCTGTGTGCTTCTTCAGAAGATCACACAATTCCTGGTTAATCTTCAGAATACtttcaaagcaggaaaatactgttttttctgaATATGTATATGTAGGTCAGCTGCCATCAGCAGCATCTGTTGGAGTCAAGAGTGCTGAGCAAAGCACCCTATGTTTTTCTATTAGTTCCATTGTCTCAACACTTCTGACACTTATGGATGGCATAGACAACAGAGGGGAGACTGTGGTAATTGGAGCCACCAACAGACCAGATTCTACAGATCCTGCTTTATGGAGACCAGGATGCTTTGACAGAGAGCTCCTCTTCAACCTGCCAAATAAAGAGGTGAGAACTTAAATTCAACGTTAATGCTAATGTGGCAAAGTCCaactttatagaaaaaaaattacaacttGAATAAAAGAATGATATGTGGAGACACTGTGTCATACTGTGGAGGGCAAATCTGGTACTGAATATATATGGTCAAGATGATACCACCAAGTAGCTAGTTCTATAATCAAATCTCTCATTCCCAAAGTTGTTCCTGTTCGCTTAATTATTTAATCCACTTAGGTGCTTTCATCCTGAAGTTGTGTTCTTGGTCTCAATACTTCATTTATGAATGGATAGGGGATGTATTTGCATTTGATTGTTCCCCAGATCTGTGGTAGTAGTTTGAgtcataattattttcttctttatagtAAGTGTAGCAGCTTGAAACGTAGTACTAGAAGTGCTTTCTATGAATTTACTGACTGGAAAGCAAATTTGATGAACTAATGAGACTGTCATGACGAAAGTTAGCTAAATTTTAGAGAAGTTTTTTGGAGCAAAAAGATCTGTTTCTAGataaatttttcattacagtATTTTCCTCTGGGTCATTAGGTCTCATATTTTGGAAACTTATTTTTGGAGCTATAaatggcttttctttcattgcagGTTCCTAGAAAAAGTTCAGTGTaacaaatttagaaatattaaatttccTGGTTGAAAATGCAGAGTGTATAttaaataactgtaaaatacTTGAAAGTTTAGTAAATAAGAAAAGTGTGTTAATATATGAGGGGTTTTGAgggagggttgtttttttgttgctgttgttttgtttgatttttttgcttgtttgtttttgttggtgtttttaaggaaaacttaTGACAAGCTAAAATGCAACGATTTTGTTTGCAGGctagaaaagaaattttcaagaTTCATACTCGTGACTGGATCCCTAAGCCACCGGACATGTTGCTTGATGAGCTAGCTGAGAAATGCATTGgtaagactgaaaacaaaatgattaatGCTTGTGACTAAGATCTAAAGAATCTTAGCTTGTACCAGGCAGTACCCAAGCTCTTTTGCCTTGCTGCACAACTAGTCAATGAGGCAGCTAGCAAGCCTTCATAGTAATCAGAGTTAGATGCTTTCATCTATttactttttgctgttgttcttcTTGTTGTCTGAGAACATTGAATGATTTTGGGGCATCTTCCTCAAGAGTATAGTTTTGATGAAGAGTCTGCTTCAGCCTCATAAGCACAGGATATCAGGTGACGACCAACCTAAAAAAACTTCCCTGCAGAGCAGTAGCACTTTCAATTCCCTGTTAACCTGTTTGGTTTTGGCGTTACAAATTCTTTAAATGTTGCATATTGTAAACCTGGACCTTGACAGATgtaacatttgattttttctgtattaggATACTGTAATGCAGATATAAAATccttatcacagaatcacagaatcatctaggttggaagagacctccaagatcatctagtccaacctctggcctaacactaacaagacctccactaaaccatatcactaagctctacatctaaacgtcttttaaagacctccagggatggtgactcaaccacttccctgggcagcccattccaatgcctaacaaccctttcagtaaagaagttcttccaacctaaacctcccctggtgcaacttcagcccattccccctcatcctgccaccaggcacgtgggagaacagaccaacccccacctctctacagcctcctttaaggtacctgtagagtgcgataaggtcacccctgagcctcctcttctccaggctgaacaaccccagctccctcagccgctcctcgtaagacttgttctccagaccccacaccagcttcgttgcccttctctggactcgctcgagcacctccatgtccttcttgtagtggggggcccaaaactgaacacagtactcgaggtgcggcctcaccagagccgagtacagggggacaatcacctccctagacctgctggccacgctgcttcttatacaagccaggatgctgttggccttcttggccacctgagcacactgctggctcatattcagctgcctatcaaccagtactcccaggtccttctcggccaggcagctttccaaccactcatctcccagcctgtagcgctgcttggggttgttgcgccccaggtgcaggacccggcacttggccttgttgaacttcatacagttggcctcagcccatcggtccagcctatccagatcctccagcagagccttcctgccctcgagcagatcgacacacgcacctaacttggtgtcatctgcaaacttactgagggtgcactcgatcccctcatccaggtcatcgataaaggtattaaagaggactggccccagtactgagccctgggggactccactagtgaccggcctccaactggatttggctccattcaccacaactctttgggcctggccatccagccagtttttatgTGCTTATGTGCTGAAGCTGCACTGTGCACTCTGCGTCGACGCTATCCTCAGATATATGCAAGTAGGGAGAAATTGTGACTAGACGTtaattctattaaaataaaatcaaaggatttttttatagCTCTGAAGAAGGTTGTTCTAGCATCAAGTAGGATTGTAGCTTCACCTGTACAAGCACTATCACCCATTTTAAGCcactttttgaaaattcagtagCGAATATTTTACAAGCTGTGCAGAAGATATTTCCGCATGCACAGCTTGCACTAAAGAAGGACCAACAGCAAGGTATAACCATAGCATCcacttctttaaaattcttccaAAGCAAAAACTTGTGGTTTGTGCAATCAACATCCACAAACCTTTCAGACATAATGATGGTAGAATTTTATGATTTGCATGTGCGTGTCTTTATTTTGGGAATATCTGGAATATAATGCATAGGTTTTATTCTGGATTCTAAACTGAAATGCCAAATGGAAGCTCTGAATGACTCAGCACACAGTAGAGGACTCTGCGTTCTCTACTAAAGCATGCTGCTTCTGACAGTAGCTAAGATAATTAGCATTTGTAGAGGTCGACTTAAGGTTTGAAGTATAAGGcacctcttttcctttaaaaataaaaactcagctATTtggagggaaaacatttttaggttggtatttttaattcctttctgaagaattttggGACCAGGATACGAGTATAACTGGTTTAAGCTAAATACTGTTTTAGCTATCGTGATTTTTAACCACTATCCTAATTTAAATGTGTGTGGATCATA
Protein-coding sequences here:
- the LOC121065120 gene encoding ATPase family AAA domain-containing protein 2-like — encoded protein: MDGIDNRGETVVIGATNRPDSTDPALWRPGCFDRELLFNLPNKEARKEIFKIHTRDWIPKPPDMLLDELAEKCIGYCNADIKSLCAEAALCTLRRRYPQIYASREKL